The Ovis aries strain OAR_USU_Benz2616 breed Rambouillet chromosome 6, ARS-UI_Ramb_v3.0, whole genome shotgun sequence DNA segment agaagacatacggatggctaacaaacacatgaaaagatgctcaacatcactcattattagagaaatgcaaatcaaaaccacaatgaggtaccacttcacaccagtcagaatggctgcgatacaaaaatctgcaagcaataaacgctggagagggtgtggagaaaagggaaccctcctacactgttggtgggaatgcaaactagtacagccactatggagaacagtgtggagattccttaaaaaattgcaaatagaactaccttatgacccagcaatcccacttctgggcatacacactgaggaaaccagaattgaaagagacacatgtaccccaatgttcatcgcagcactgtttataatagccaggacatggaaacaacctagatgtccatcagcagatgaatggataagaaagctgtggtacatatacacaatggagtattactcagccgttaaaaagaattcatttgaatcagttctgatgagatggatgaaactggagccaattatacagagtgaagtaagccagaaagaaaaacaccaatacagtgtactaacacatatatatggaatttaggaagatggcaatgacgaccctgtatgcaagacaggaaaaaagacacagatgtgtataatggacttttggactcagagggagagggagagggtgggatgatttgggagaatgggaattctaacatgtatactatcatgtaagaattgaatcgccagtccatgtctgacatagggtgcagcatgcttggggcgggtgcatggggatgacccagagagatgttgtggggagggaggtgggaggggcggtCATGCTTGGGAtggcatgtaagaattaaagattttaaaattaaaaaaataaataaattaatttaaaaaaagaaactaaagacctatatatagaaaactataaaaccctgatgaaagaaatcaaagaggacactaatagatggagaaatataccatgttcatagagtggaagaatcaatatagtgaaaatgagcatactacccaaagcaatttacaaactcaatgcaatctctatcaagctaccagccacatttttcacagaactagaacaaatcatttcaagatttgtatggaaatacaaaaaacctcaaatagccaaagcaatcctgagaaagaatggaactggaggaatcaacttgcctgacttcaggctctactacaaagccacagtcatcaagacagcatggtactggcacaaaggcagaaatatagatcaatggtagaaaatagaaagtccagagataaatccacacacatatggacaccttatctttgacaaaggaggcaagaatatacaatggagtaaagacaatctctttaacaagtggtgctgggaaaactggtcaagcacttgtaaaagaatgaaactagatcactttctaacaccatacacaaaaataaactcaaaatggattaaagatctaaatgtaagaccagaaacaataaaactcctagaggagaatataggcaaaacactctcagacataaatcacagcagaatcccctatgatccacctcccagaatactggaaataaaagcaaaaataaacaaatcggatctaattaaaattaaaagcttctgcacaacaaaggaaaatataagcaaggtgaaaagacagccttctgaatgggagaaaataatagcaaatgaagcaactgacaaacaactaatctcaaaaatatacaagcaactcctgcagctcaattccagaaaaataaacaacccaatcaaaaaatgggccaaagaactaaatagacatttctccaaagaagacatacggatggctaacaaacacatgaaaagatgctcaacatcactcattattagagaagtgcaaatcaaaaccacaatgaggtaccacttcacaccagtcagaatgtctgggatccaaaaatctgcaaacaataaatgctggagagggtgtggagaaagggaaccctcctacactgttggtgggaatgcaaactagtacatccactatggagaacagtgtggagattccttaaaaaattgcaaatggaactgccttatgacccagcactcccactgctgggcatacacaccgaggaaaccagaattgaaagagacacatgtaccccaatgttcatcgcagcactgtttataatagccaggacatggaaacaacctagatgtccatcagcagatgaatggataagaaagctggggtacatatacacaatggagtattactgagccattaaaaagaatacatttgaattagttctgatgagatggatgaaactggagccgattgtacagagtgaagtaagccagaaagaaaaacaccagtacagtatactaacacatatatatggaatttaggaagatggcaatgacgaccctgtatgcaagacaggaaaaaagacacagatgtgtataacagacttttggactcagagggagagggagagggtgggatgatttgggagaatggcattgtaacatgtgtactgtcatgtaagaatcgaatcgccagtctatgtccaaagcaggatacagcatgcttggggatggtgcatggtgatgacctagagagatgttatggggagggaggtgggagaggggttcatgtttgggaatgcatgtataccagtggtggattcatgtcaatgtatggcaaaaccaatacagtattgtaaagtaaaataaagtaaaaattaaaaaaaaaatttgacaagTTCATACGCTGAAAGAGTAAAGTGGGCAGATGAGTATCCATATTGTTCATGGTTGCCTACAATAACTTTGTTCTTAATGCTTCTCAATCCATTAGAATTTCAATGGTTCTTCTTATTCTAATGAtttagttttcaaaatttctcCACTATCTTTAAAACGCTGACAAACCTTTTCCATAAAACCATGAAAAAAACTTAATGTGACATTCACAACCcgttatttttgtctgttttcaaaACATTGAGCAAATCTTACACCTCATTGTGCTTATGTGGAGACTCATGGCTGCCTCCCTCGCCTTCAGATGCGAACTTCCCTAGAAAGATTGgctagtaaagaaaaaaaaaatatatatatatatatatactcacgaAGGATTATTAATGACTTCCTTCAGTGCATCGAGCAAATCTCTTGTTGACATTGTTTCCAAGTCCAACCTGACAGCTGTTCCCTTGGATTTCATTCGAGCGATGTTATCAGCTTGATCAGCAAACAAAGGAGTGCCCACCATAGGGATCCCATGATAGATGGCCTCATAAACACCATTACTTCCACCATGAGTTATAAAGGCTTTGGTTTTTGGATGGCCTAGGATTGAGTGAATTTCAGGAAGATTATTAATTATAACAGAGTAAAATGAGAAATGGGTATTATAAGGCACTGGAAGAAGCAGTATCTTTCAGATAACATTATTATGTATATTGAAAGTGCTTTTAACTTGCTTTCAGAACTCAGGGAAGAAACAGCTATGTCTGCTGAAGGGGTAAATGAAGATTTTGTGAAAGAAGTGCTGAGTCACTTGAACATCACAAATGAATCCAGGATTGGCAGGTGAACAACTTGAAGGACCATTCTGGGTGAAAGAAACCACATGTGCAAAGAAAGAGGAGGGCATGCCAGAATTTATTCACCTAAAGATATAGTGAAGTCATTTAGTTTGATAGGAATGGTGTCAGGGGAAAAGAAGGATAATGGTAGTGGCACTGGAACCAGAGGAAGGAAAAGCTAAATTTTATCATGAAGTGTGTTATTGCTTCACAAAAAtgattgtgtgtttttttttaataggaaattgAGAGTCATTGGTAATGGCAGAATAGTTCGTCTTTTTAGTAGCATATAACATACCTCTACAGAATGGAAATGATAAGTATAAGGAAAGAATTCAGAGACAGAACAACAATCCAGGAAATCATTGAAAAGTTCACTGTGAGAAGTAATTACAGCTGAAGTAAAGATTCTGGCTGTGAGGGATGTGACTATGTAGAATAAACTGACAACTATTATgtgttctccttttttttctcatagcaaagaaaattataataaagtagtcaagttttccttttcagtgttttaataATTGCTTTGTAAGTGTGTTTCCTGTTGAAGCACTCTCACTCTGCTCAGCTGTTACTCATGTTTTCATATTTGTTGTGACAAGTCTCACCAAGAAGGTCATTCTGGGGAAGCCATTTATACAACCGGGTGTTGGGTCCTAAGTTATCTGGTTTTTTGCCATCATATCTCCATAGCACCTgttaaaagtaaaggaaatactttattttatgaGTTGAACTTCAAAGTTATACTAATACTTTCTAAATTGACTAAGATACATATAATTACATGCCTTCCAGATGACATGTAAGGAAATGAAGACATATGAAGTAATGGTAACTAGTAATACAAAGACATAAATAGGAATACCTATGTTTGATGTATTAATTATGTTCACATGATGGCAGAGACAGTGAGATTTTCAATGAacaattcaaatattaaaagaaaaaaaactgctttgttgttgctttacagtcactaagttgtgtccaactctttgcactccatggagtgcagcatgctcggcttccctgtccttcactatctctcagaagTTGCTCATATTCATATGCATTGATTCGGTGTTGCTATCCAAGCAacacatcctctgtcactccctttccctcctgcccttaatctttctcagcatcaaggtctttttcaatgagtcatctctttgcatcaggtggccaagggtattggagcttcagctctagcatcagtccttccaatgaatattcaaagttaaTTAAGTTAGGATCGACCAGTTTGAtcctgctgtccaggggactctcaagagtcttctccaacaccacaattcaaaagcatcaattttttggcactcagccttctttatggtccaactctcacatccatacatgactactaaaaaaccatagctttgactatatggacttgtCCAGGAAAGtgctgtctttgctttttaatgcactgtctagactagtcatagcttttctttcatggataagtggttttatttctaatacAATAAGTCAGTGGCAGATTGCACATAAGCTACATAttcatttgctttctttataTGCTAGTGCTCATTTTCAAAAGTCAGtattcactgatttatttttgactgctatAAAAGAGTTTACTTATATCAAGTAGTTAAAAtgggaaattattttattagaattttacACGTTTtgattacaaagaagaaaatgtatgcAGTCAATCACCTAAGATAAATATTTTggcttatttataatttattaatccccttcatagatcacagccttgtcatggtaaagtggcttgtgtaactcaatgaagctatgagccatgctctgCACGGCTACCCAAGGGCAGATGGGTCATAGCAGAGTGTTCTGacaaactgtggtccactggaggagggaatggacaactactccagtatttgtgccataagaaccacatgaacagtatggaaagacaaaatatatgacactggaagatgagttctccaggtcagaagGTATCCAATATGCTGTTGAGGatgagtggagggcaattactaatagttccagaaagaatgaagtgactgggccaatgaagaaatgatgcttagttgtggatgtgtctggtggtgaaagtctgatgctgtaaataacataggatcctggaatgtgaggccAATGAAATCAAGGTAggtggacatggtcaagcaggatatggcaagagtaaatatcaacatcttaggaatccaTGAACTAAAATGGTCAAGTtcaatgaatttaattcagatgaccattatatctactactgtggttaagaatcccttagaagaaatggagtagcctcaCAGTTAACAAAaaggtctgaaatgcagtgcttgggtgcaatctcaaaaaccacagaatgatcttggttcatttccaaggtaaaccattcaacatcacagcaatccaagtctgtgccccaatcactaatgctgaagaagttgatgTTGATTGATTTCagtaagacctacaagaccttctagaattaacagtaaaaaaaaaaaaaaaagaagaagaagtctTTTCATCAAGGGGATAGGAAtgtaaaagtaagaagtcaagagacacctaggataagaggcaagtttggccttgtagTACTAAAAGAAGCAGGCAAAAGCTAACAGACTTTagttaagagaacacactggtcatagtaaacatcTTTTTCCAACAACtgatgactctatacatggacatcaccagatggtcaatactgaaatcagattaattatattctttacagccaaagatagacgctctatacagtcagcaaaacaagacctggagtgaCTGTGGTTCCGATCATGAGCACCTGAgtgcaaaattcagatttgaaTTAAAgaaagacttaaattgaaagcGGGGAAAACCGCTAAGCCATTCAGGTAGAACAGAAATCAAGTCCCATATAAttacacagtggaggtgatgaatagatttaagggagtatatctgatatacagagtgcctgaagaactgtggatagaggtgtgtaacattgtacaggagacagcgaatgaaaccatcccaaagaaaaggaaatgccagaaggcaaaatggttatctgaggaggctttataaatagttgagaaaagaaaggaagtgaaagccaagggggaaaggaaaagaaagatatactcaactgaatgcagaattgcaGAGGATAGATAGGAGAGGTAAGAAGgacttcaatgaacaatgcaaagaaatagagaaatcaatgggatgtgaaagactagagatctcttcaagtaaattagagatcccaagggatcatttcatgcaaagatgggcacaataaaggacagaaatggtatggacctaacagaagcagaagacattaagaagacgtggcaagaatacacagaagaactatacaaaagaggtcTTAgtaacctggataaccatgatggtgtggtcattcatctagagccacacatcttggagtgtgaagaaaaTGGGACCCTGGGAAGTATTACTGAgaagaaagctagtggaatttcagctgaaatatttcaaatcctaaaagatgataccgttgaagtgctgctctcaatatgccagcaaatttggaaaacataacagtggccacaggactgggaaaggtcagttttcattccaaacccaaggatgggtaatgccaaagaatgttcaaagtactgtaAAATTATGTtcctttcacatgctagcaaggtaatactcaaaaatCATTTATCTCGGCCTGAGCagacatgaaccaagaacttccagatgtgcaatctgggtttagaaaaggcagaggaaccacagatcaaattgccatcattcattagatcatagacaaagcaagagaattccagaaaaatatctacttctgcttcactgactatgttaacctttgactgtatggatcacaacaaactgtggaaaattcttaaagagctgggaataccagaccaccttaactgtctcctgagaaacttgtatgcaggtgaagaagcaacagttagaaccagacatgaaacaacagactggttcaatggggaaaggagtacacaaaagctgtgtattgtcactctgcttacttaacttacataTGCACAGTGCCTCATGTAAAATACTGggctcacaagctggaatcaagcttgctgggagaaatatcaataacctcagatatgtagaggacatcacccatatggcagaaagtgaagaggaactaaaaagcctcttgatgaagtgaaagaggtgagtgaataagttggcttaaagctcaatattcagaaaacgaagatcatggcatctggtcccatcacttcatgggaaatagatggggaaacagtggaaacagtgtcagactttatttttttgagctccagaatcactgcagatggtgactgcagccatgacattaaaagacgcttactccttggaaggaaagttatgaccaacctagatagcatattcaaaagcagagacattactttgccaacaaaagtccatctagtcaaggctatggttttccagtagtcatgtatggatgtgagagttggactgtgaagaaggctgagcgccgaagaattgatgcttttgaactgtggtgatggagaagaccctagagagtcccttggactgcaaggagagccaaccagtccattctgaaggacatcagccctggatgttcattggaaggactgatgctatagctgaaactccagtaccttggccacctcatgtgaagagttgactcattggaaaagactctgatgctgggagggattgggggcaggaggagaaggggacgacagaggatgagatggctggatgatatcaccggcTCcagggacatgagttttagtgaactctgggagttggtgatggacagggaggcctggcgtgctgcaattcatggggtcgcaaggagtcagacacgactgagtgactgaactgacctgaaagagactcttgatgttggtgaaagaggaaagtgaaaaagctgtcttaaaactccacattcaaaacaATACgttcatgacatctggtcccatcacttcatggcaaatatatggggaaaatgtggaagctgtgacatattttattttcttgggctcgaaaagcattgtggatggtgactatagccatgaaatgaaaagacacttgcttcttgaaagaaaagctatgacaaatctagacagaatattaaaagcagagacatcattctaCCAAAagaggtccatataatcaaagctatattttttttccagtaatcatgtatggacatgagagttggataGTAAAGAAGGTTAGGTAAGGTAAGataaggtgaagtcactcagtcatgtcctactctttgcggccccacagactgtggtctaccaggctcctgtatccatgggattttccaggcaagagtactggagtgggttgccatttccttctccagaggatcttcctgacccaggggtcgaacccaggtctcctgcattgtaggcatacgctttaccatctgagccacacaaGAAGTCCTTAAAGAAGGTTAAGCGCTAAAgagtaatgcttttgaattgtggtgctggagaagattcttgagaatcccttggactgcaaggacatcaaaccagtcattcctaatgGAAgccaatcttgaatattcattggaagtactgatgcggaagctccaatactctggccacctggtaACTGTTTGGAAAGATCTTgatctgggaaaggttgaaggcaaaaggagaagggctggcagaggatgacatggttagatagcatcactaaatcaatggacatgaatcgtGGCAAACCCTGGgtaatagtgaaggacaggggagcccagcatgctgtagtccatgggattgcaatgaTTCAgacgacttaatgactaagcaacaacagcatAATTTTTTAGTAATGTTAATTAGTGCTACCGAAGAAGTATGTTCTCTTAACTTACAAATTATTAAGCCCTACttccaaaaacaatgaaaagtggAATTGTTTGACTTGAATCAATATTGCATGACTACATTTATTGTTAAAATTTAACTCCCGAGAGCATCtgtatgtgtgctgtgtgctcagaagTCCTTCAAAGAAAAGGAACAAGTGACAAAGTGATAGGAAATGTCTAAAATCATCTCTTTACAGAGTTTCACAGACTTATTAAAGAGTTGTCCATGATTAAGTTATTGTATCTACCTTTTGTGGAATTTGAGCGAAGGCTGATGCAATCACCTCGGCTCTGTCTTCTGACATGTTACTGACCATTGACCCCAAAGAAAACACCACAATTCCATTTTCGCCAGAGCTCTGCACAAACTCTTCCATTTCCTGTGAAAAAAGAATTTGCCCTATCACAAAACAGCAGCAACATAGCATACATTATTGAAGGGATTGCTGCaagcaaaaaagagagaaaatcagaaaTTGTCTCGAGATTAGAGATTTCTTACAAAAATATTGTGGTAAGATACACATGGcataaaatttactttcttaATTGTTCCTAAGTATATAGTATAGTAGTGTTAAGTATACTCACATTGTGCAACCAATCTCCAGATCTTTTTCATCCGACAAAACTGGAAGTCTATGACCATTACGAAACtctactttcctctttctctagcCTTTGGCAAGTTTCATTCTACTTTGTTTCTACAAATGAGATCAGTCTGGATACTTCTTATAAGTTGAATtgtagagtatttgtctttttctgactagttattttcacttaatgtaaggttcattcatgttgtgacatgtgtcagaatttccttttaaaggtgagtaatattacattgtttgtatatatgatatttgtttattgcttcctctgttgatggacatttgggttgcttaaACCTCTTGGCTCCTGTGAATAGAGCTTTCATGAATATGTTGTACAGATATCTCATTGGGATcctaatttcaattattttgaatataaatcCAGAAAAGGAATTGCTGAGCTCTATGTGTAGACAGGTTTTATATTAGAAAGTACACATTACTCTTATCACATACTATACAGTTAGCTAAGAGAGTGATTTCCCTCCCTCACCCACCCCACTCTCCCAATTCTCTTGAACATATTAACTTCACATCTTGGACTTTGGTCAGTTGTACTAATAAATATTTCACactataaaatcattaaaaattttttgagggactttatattattttttatattttttaaaaaattttttatcctTGAGATCCTGGGGAATGAATGGGTGATATGAGGTCCATTTCTGCCATTATATATATTTGtgcaaatgtgtttctgtataaGCAGGAAATAAGATAGAGCCAGTACTAGTAGTGACAAGGAGATACTATTAAACTATATTATCCTCAGACTCTTCATTAGTCTTGATGTTAATTATTAACATAGAT contains these protein-coding regions:
- the LOC114115345 gene encoding UDP-glucuronosyltransferase 2B18-like isoform X2, coding for MGKAEMWLIRSYWDFSFPRPLLPNVEFVGGLHCKPAKPLPKEMEEFVQSSGENGIVVFSLGSMVSNMSEDRAEVIASAFAQIPQKVLWRYDGKKPDNLGPNTRLYKWLPQNDLLGHPKTKAFITHGGSNGVYEAIYHGIPMVGTPLFADQADNIARMKSKGTAVRLDLETMSTRDLLDALKEVINNPSYKENVMRLSAIQHDQPMKPLDRAVFWIEFVMRHKGAKHLRPALHDLTWFQYHSLDVIGFLLACVATAIFVITKCCLFCCWKFAKTGKKGKRD